In Nonomuraea sp. NBC_00507, the following are encoded in one genomic region:
- a CDS encoding ferrochelatase: MGDYDALLVLSFGGPEGPDDVMPFLENVVRGRGVPRERLLEVAEHYQSFGGVSPINQQNRDLVEALRPVVDVPVYWGNRNWHPFGEDTVRRMKADGIRKAAVFPTSAFAGYSSCRQYYEDIARISVEDGPELIKMRHFGDHPGFVAAMADHTRAALERLGRDDARLVFTAHSIPVSMAETAGPSGGLYEAQLRRSAELVNQELGRTGPWDLVWQSRSGPPQVPWLEPDVCDHLRKTEAHAVVLVPIGFVSDHMEVVYDLDTEARDVAAEIGLPLERAATAGTHPRFVRMVRELMDEPEPVPCALTCCPPPRRRPQA; this comes from the coding sequence GTGGGAGATTACGACGCTCTGCTGGTCCTGTCGTTCGGCGGCCCCGAGGGTCCCGACGATGTGATGCCGTTCCTGGAAAACGTCGTGCGCGGCCGCGGCGTGCCGCGCGAGCGGCTGCTCGAGGTGGCCGAGCACTACCAGAGCTTCGGCGGGGTCAGCCCGATCAACCAGCAGAACCGCGACCTGGTCGAGGCGCTGCGCCCGGTCGTGGACGTGCCGGTCTACTGGGGCAACCGCAACTGGCACCCGTTCGGCGAGGACACCGTGCGCCGGATGAAGGCCGACGGGATCCGCAAGGCGGCCGTCTTCCCGACCTCGGCGTTCGCGGGCTACTCCAGCTGCCGGCAATACTACGAGGACATCGCCAGGATCTCCGTCGAGGACGGTCCTGAGCTGATCAAGATGCGGCATTTCGGGGACCACCCCGGGTTCGTGGCCGCCATGGCCGACCACACGCGGGCGGCGCTGGAGCGGCTCGGCCGTGACGACGCCAGGCTCGTGTTCACCGCGCACAGCATCCCGGTGTCGATGGCCGAGACCGCGGGCCCGTCCGGCGGCCTCTACGAGGCGCAGCTGCGCAGGAGCGCCGAGCTGGTCAACCAGGAGCTCGGCCGCACCGGGCCGTGGGACCTGGTGTGGCAGTCGCGCAGCGGCCCGCCGCAGGTGCCGTGGCTGGAGCCGGACGTCTGCGACCATCTGCGCAAGACGGAGGCCCACGCGGTCGTGTTGGTGCCGATCGGGTTCGTCTCCGACCACATGGAGGTCGTCTACGACCTCGACACCGAGGCGAGGGACGTGGCCGCGGAGATCGGCCTGCCGCTGGAGCGGGCGGCGACGGCGGGCACGCACCCGCGGTTCGTGCGGATGGTGCGCGAGCTGATGGACGAGCCCGAGCCGGTCCCCTGCGCCCTCACCTGCTGCCCGCCGCCCCGCCGTCGCCCTCAGGCGTAG
- a CDS encoding MFS transporter, translating to MVGPYRGLFNGPGIKAFVLAGFVGRMPMSMIGIGIVLLISALTDNYATAGAVAATTNVAFAIGAPLSGRLVDRFGQSRVIPPFAVINALGLAALLFSAGLRLPDWTLYASGLVVGATSLSVGSLVRARWSVIHGGSSKLHTAFAFESVVDEVIFVTGPALVTVLATGVSPYMGLAVALVFMFVGCLALATQRRTQPPVQPARSGGGTPILIPAIALLSCVYLAMGAVFGSVDLITVAFAEEEGVKAAAGFLLASFAGGSMVSGLWFGSRHWRMSLQGRFVRALGVFALGLVPIVFIGDARVMAGALFLAGFAISPTLITGFSLTERLVPPSLLTEGMAWISTALGFGVAIGAWAGGRLTEMYGASNAYIFSLGAAFLAVIVGLGGSGFLRVPEAPSPAKS from the coding sequence GTGGTCGGGCCTTACCGGGGGCTGTTCAATGGGCCTGGCATCAAGGCGTTCGTGCTCGCCGGATTTGTCGGGCGCATGCCGATGTCGATGATCGGGATCGGGATCGTCTTACTGATCTCCGCGCTCACCGACAACTACGCCACCGCCGGCGCGGTCGCCGCCACCACCAACGTGGCCTTCGCCATCGGCGCCCCGCTGTCCGGGCGACTCGTGGACCGGTTCGGGCAGAGCCGGGTGATCCCGCCGTTCGCCGTGATCAACGCGCTCGGGCTGGCCGCGCTCCTGTTCAGCGCCGGCCTGCGACTGCCCGACTGGACGCTGTACGCCTCCGGCCTGGTGGTCGGGGCCACGTCGCTGTCGGTGGGCTCGCTCGTGCGGGCCCGGTGGTCGGTCATCCACGGCGGCTCCAGCAAGCTGCACACCGCCTTCGCCTTCGAGTCCGTGGTGGACGAGGTCATCTTCGTCACCGGTCCCGCCCTGGTCACGGTGCTGGCCACCGGGGTGAGCCCGTACATGGGCCTCGCCGTGGCGCTGGTCTTCATGTTCGTCGGCTGCCTGGCGCTGGCGACGCAGCGGCGTACGCAGCCGCCCGTGCAGCCGGCCAGGTCCGGGGGCGGCACGCCCATCCTGATCCCCGCGATCGCCCTGCTGTCGTGCGTCTACCTGGCGATGGGGGCGGTGTTCGGGTCCGTGGATCTGATCACCGTGGCGTTCGCCGAGGAGGAGGGGGTGAAGGCGGCCGCGGGGTTCCTGCTGGCGTCGTTCGCCGGCGGGTCGATGGTGTCGGGGCTCTGGTTCGGGTCCAGACATTGGCGGATGTCGCTGCAGGGCCGGTTCGTGCGGGCGCTGGGCGTGTTCGCGCTGGGGCTGGTGCCGATCGTGTTCATCGGTGACGCGCGGGTCATGGCGGGGGCGCTCTTCCTGGCCGGGTTCGCGATCTCGCCGACGCTCATCACCGGGTTCTCGCTCACCGAGCGGCTGGTGCCGCCGTCGCTGCTCACCGAGGGCATGGCGTGGATCTCCACCGCGCTGGGCTTCGGGGTGGCGATCGGTGCGTGGGCGGGCGGCCGGCTCACCGAGATGTACGGCGCGTCCAACGCTTACATCTTCAGTTTGGGCGCCGCGTTCCTCGCCGTGATCGTGGGACTTGGAGGTTCGGGTTTCCTGAGAGTCCCCGAGGCACCTTCACCCGCGAAGAGTTGA
- a CDS encoding PH domain-containing protein, which yields MTSTGPLRDPANRVSPKAVRLWLLEALVAFVFFLGGSLLVSRWVGGSGWSWVPDWFAANSWLLPLAVVVVTLPFLVAEPFVRYAVHRWELSGDVVYARSGFLTREWVFVPVSRIQTVDKGQGWFERMLGLATLEIRTASHAGSSTIKGLDYQVAAGLAEQLAHRAEALRDDAT from the coding sequence GTGACGTCAACAGGCCCGCTACGCGATCCGGCGAACCGCGTCTCGCCCAAGGCCGTGCGCCTGTGGCTGCTCGAGGCGCTGGTCGCCTTCGTGTTCTTCCTGGGCGGCTCGCTGCTGGTGTCGCGGTGGGTCGGCGGCAGCGGGTGGTCGTGGGTGCCGGACTGGTTCGCCGCGAACTCCTGGCTGCTGCCTTTGGCCGTAGTCGTGGTGACCCTGCCGTTCCTGGTGGCCGAGCCGTTCGTCCGCTACGCCGTGCATCGCTGGGAGCTCTCAGGCGACGTCGTCTACGCCAGGTCGGGGTTCCTGACCAGGGAGTGGGTCTTCGTGCCCGTGAGCCGCATCCAGACGGTCGACAAGGGGCAAGGGTGGTTCGAGCGGATGCTCGGGCTGGCCACGCTGGAGATCCGCACCGCGTCCCATGCCGGCTCATCGACGATCAAGGGCCTGGACTACCAGGTGGCGGCGGGCCTGGCCGAGCAGCTGGCGCACCGGGCCGAGGCGCTCAGGGATGACGCCACATGA
- the sepH gene encoding septation protein SepH, translating to MQELRLVAVSEDGTYLVLATAGRGTRFTLPVDDRLRAAVRGNFSRLGQYEIEVESPLRPKEIQARIRAGETAEEIAATAGIPVERVRWFEGPVLQEREYVAQQAQRVAVRMPGETAPGPTLGDLVAERLTRRGVPTDEIDWDSAKRDDGLWRVKLGYVWNGHTRHAEWLFDPRKRHVTPYGDEAMRLSSADFDPEPPVVEDTTVTPFAPRVAKLQPVPPLASDAVPFPSARREPEEPAVGYNPPPRSSETGYTRASDGPSREAAPFERAAPPRDVAPPSPETTLRHEPPSRESTLREEPPSRDGSFRPDSPSRDDSIRPETPARETGHARPGETASRRGGSSSWLPDFGSGRSAERDPGEHDTDSIYAPAVPADVRPAPQASAEEPRAVAEGHAAAGQHTPPQAQAPADATGLSQEPPPAQQAVTVQEQPVTASQPAAQTAAVESASASAAAAQAAAVSQTAPAADTALEPETTGRPTTESQPTLDPRPTADRQATGDGQATSDGKSTADARPAADGPPPATESQPATESQPTTQSQPAAQSRPTTESQPAAESQPATESQPLTEAPVADDDRPVPAAEAVPAAQPAAMTPSDVAPVSEASAPAETDATAPPATASPGADAAEPAGATAPAADVTAEDPGAPQPTEAGASQATEASGSPAAEAGGSKVAEGKPGESKQVAKETKPPAPKPKPGPAAPKVPAARAGKDEAKEEQAVPVPSPPPAPAARQTRKGSRGRRASVPTWDEIMFGARRQD from the coding sequence ATGCAGGAGCTCCGACTCGTCGCGGTGAGTGAGGACGGCACCTACCTCGTGCTGGCGACTGCCGGGCGAGGTACGCGCTTCACGCTTCCCGTGGACGACCGGCTCCGTGCTGCCGTCCGCGGCAACTTCTCCCGTCTCGGCCAGTACGAGATCGAAGTGGAGAGTCCGTTGCGCCCCAAGGAGATCCAGGCCCGCATTCGCGCCGGTGAGACCGCAGAGGAAATCGCGGCGACCGCCGGCATCCCGGTCGAGCGCGTGCGCTGGTTCGAGGGGCCGGTGCTGCAGGAGCGGGAGTACGTCGCTCAACAGGCGCAGCGGGTCGCTGTGCGCATGCCCGGCGAAACCGCGCCGGGGCCGACCCTCGGCGATCTCGTCGCCGAGCGGCTGACCAGACGCGGCGTGCCCACCGACGAGATCGACTGGGACTCCGCCAAGCGCGACGACGGGCTGTGGCGGGTCAAGCTGGGCTACGTGTGGAACGGTCACACGCGGCACGCCGAATGGCTCTTCGACCCGCGCAAGCGGCATGTGACGCCGTACGGCGACGAGGCCATGCGGCTGTCGTCGGCCGACTTCGACCCGGAGCCGCCGGTCGTCGAGGACACGACGGTGACACCGTTCGCGCCGCGCGTGGCCAAGCTGCAGCCGGTGCCGCCGCTCGCCTCCGACGCCGTGCCGTTCCCATCGGCGCGGCGCGAGCCCGAAGAGCCGGCGGTCGGCTACAACCCGCCGCCCAGGTCTTCGGAGACCGGTTACACGCGGGCCTCGGACGGTCCATCCCGCGAGGCCGCTCCCTTCGAGCGCGCCGCTCCGCCCCGCGACGTGGCCCCTCCATCCCCCGAGACCACACTCCGCCACGAACCGCCGTCTCGCGAGAGCACCCTCCGCGAGGAACCGCCGTCCCGCGACGGCTCCTTCCGCCCGGACTCGCCATCGCGCGACGACTCCATCCGGCCTGAGACGCCTGCCCGCGAAACCGGTCATGCCCGCCCCGGCGAGACGGCCTCGCGTCGCGGCGGGTCTTCGTCGTGGCTGCCCGACTTCGGCTCCGGCCGTTCAGCCGAGCGCGACCCGGGCGAGCACGACACCGACTCCATCTACGCTCCTGCCGTCCCTGCGGACGTCCGCCCCGCTCCTCAGGCATCCGCCGAGGAGCCGCGCGCCGTCGCGGAGGGGCATGCTGCCGCCGGCCAGCACACCCCGCCGCAGGCGCAGGCTCCTGCGGACGCCACCGGCCTGTCACAGGAGCCGCCTCCCGCACAGCAAGCAGTGACCGTCCAGGAGCAGCCGGTCACGGCGTCTCAGCCTGCCGCGCAGACCGCCGCCGTCGAGTCGGCCTCCGCCTCGGCAGCCGCCGCACAGGCTGCGGCGGTCTCGCAGACGGCACCCGCAGCCGACACGGCGCTCGAGCCCGAGACGACCGGCCGGCCGACGACCGAGAGCCAGCCGACCCTCGACCCGCGCCCGACGGCCGACCGTCAAGCGACCGGCGACGGCCAAGCGACCAGCGACGGCAAGTCGACCGCCGACGCTCGGCCAGCCGCCGACGGCCCTCCGCCCGCCACGGAAAGCCAGCCGGCCACCGAAAGTCAGCCGACCACCCAGAGTCAGCCAGCCGCCCAGAGCCGGCCGACGACTGAGAGCCAGCCAGCCGCCGAAAGTCAGCCGGCCACCGAAAGTCAGCCGCTCACCGAGGCGCCGGTCGCCGACGACGATCGACCGGTTCCCGCTGCCGAGGCCGTTCCCGCCGCTCAACCAGCTGCAATGACGCCCTCCGACGTCGCGCCCGTCTCCGAGGCGTCCGCGCCCGCTGAAACCGACGCCACCGCCCCACCGGCCACCGCCTCACCCGGCGCGGACGCTGCCGAGCCCGCGGGTGCCACTGCTCCGGCGGCGGACGTCACGGCCGAGGACCCAGGCGCTCCCCAGCCCACGGAGGCCGGCGCTTCTCAAGCCACGGAGGCCAGCGGTTCCCCAGCCGCGGAGGCCGGCGGTTCCAAGGTCGCGGAGGGTAAGCCGGGCGAGTCGAAGCAGGTGGCGAAGGAGACCAAGCCGCCTGCGCCCAAGCCGAAGCCCGGCCCCGCCGCGCCCAAGGTGCCGGCCGCCCGGGCAGGCAAGGACGAGGCCAAGGAGGAGCAGGCCGTGCCGGTGCCCTCCCCGCCGCCTGCGCCGGCCGCCCGGCAGACGCGCAAGGGTTCCCGTGGCCGCCGGGCCTCGGTCCCGACCTGGGACGAGATCATGTTCGGCGCCCGCCGCCAGGACTGA
- a CDS encoding YbhB/YbcL family Raf kinase inhibitor-like protein: MRRIAVSVTTVVAAFALSGCGSFIGRSQAQEIAEINVSSPELRDGKPLPRQYSCQGGQVSPPLRWSSQPLSEAKSIAIVVDSRASSKATVNWVVYNIPATTTELGPGASEDPPDDGIKQARSTNGKVGYDPPCDPGSYRFTVYTLNGKVDVQEGDPLPTILKQIADQTIARGRLTAVDIE, encoded by the coding sequence GTGCGACGCATCGCCGTCAGTGTGACGACGGTGGTCGCGGCGTTCGCGCTGTCAGGTTGCGGCAGTTTCATCGGCAGATCCCAGGCCCAGGAGATCGCAGAGATCAACGTCTCGAGCCCGGAGTTGCGCGACGGCAAGCCGCTGCCGCGTCAATACTCCTGCCAGGGCGGCCAGGTCAGCCCGCCGCTGCGCTGGTCGAGCCAGCCGCTGTCCGAGGCCAAGTCCATCGCCATCGTGGTCGACTCGCGAGCGTCGTCGAAGGCGACCGTGAACTGGGTGGTCTACAACATCCCGGCGACCACGACCGAGCTGGGCCCCGGTGCCTCCGAGGACCCCCCGGACGACGGGATCAAGCAGGCGAGGTCGACCAACGGAAAAGTGGGTTATGACCCTCCATGCGACCCGGGAAGCTACCGCTTCACGGTCTACACGTTGAACGGCAAGGTCGACGTCCAGGAGGGCGACCCGCTCCCCACGATCTTGAAGCAGATCGCGGACCAGACCATAGCCCGCGGCCGACTCACAGCCGTTGACATCGAGTGA
- a CDS encoding polysaccharide deacetylase family protein — translation MSRQISSLLAIAAVCVTLTPSPALAQAPKKAPVDCTQVKCIALTFDDGPGKYAGVLLDTLKKHNAKATFFLEGQYVKSRPTYVKRMVAEGHELGNHSYKHPDFTKIEPWDVRAEIKKTQDEVKKAAGVEPKLLRPPYGMADLTVSDIAAEFGMPIILWTGGSEDWKTKNVESIKKKTLEVAKQDGIILMHDWVKQSVEAMPSIIKTLQNKGYHLVTVSDIVKKENLEPGDIFPVPAGWEN, via the coding sequence ATGTCCCGACAGATCAGTTCACTTCTCGCAATCGCGGCTGTATGCGTCACCCTCACCCCATCGCCCGCGTTAGCCCAGGCGCCCAAGAAGGCTCCGGTCGACTGCACGCAGGTCAAGTGCATCGCGCTGACCTTCGACGACGGACCTGGCAAGTACGCGGGCGTCCTGCTCGACACGCTGAAGAAGCACAACGCCAAGGCGACGTTCTTCCTCGAGGGCCAATACGTGAAGAGCCGCCCCACCTACGTCAAGCGCATGGTCGCCGAGGGCCACGAGCTGGGCAACCACAGTTACAAGCATCCTGACTTCACCAAGATCGAGCCCTGGGACGTCAGGGCCGAGATCAAGAAGACTCAGGACGAGGTCAAGAAGGCGGCGGGCGTCGAGCCCAAGCTGCTGCGGCCGCCGTACGGGATGGCCGACCTGACGGTCTCCGACATCGCCGCCGAGTTCGGCATGCCGATCATCCTGTGGACCGGCGGCTCGGAGGACTGGAAGACCAAGAACGTCGAGTCCATCAAGAAGAAGACCCTCGAGGTGGCCAAGCAGGACGGCATCATCCTCATGCACGACTGGGTGAAGCAGTCCGTCGAGGCCATGCCGTCGATCATCAAGACCCTGCAGAACAAGGGCTACCACCTCGTGACGGTGTCCGACATCGTCAAGAAGGAGAACCTCGAGCCCGGCGACATTTTCCCGGTTCCCGCGGGCTGGGAGAACTGA
- a CDS encoding PH domain-containing protein, whose translation MTDPGPPRGDSAPGDGTGDTSRAAGDGQPAPPPLPVRAPLRLSPKVLLIDPVRMLPSLLLPLLGVLFVGGFSARSYGWAMLGIVGTVVFAIVRWVTFTYEIAGDRLETKRSLISRSVRTIPLERIRGVDVSTPPMHRLLGLAVLKIDTGASGGDEEAELDGVTRQEADRLKALLLRRAARQEGPVPETAAAGPAERAIVRVPRRWLLYGPLSGAYLLTPFALAGGAVGLAFQWGDELGFGRDAAWNVGQWLWDRPYLLLIAAVLLVMAMPILGGLMYAVFNWNFELKRRDGYLVAERGLINRRSVSLESARVRGYEIVDGLAERWAGVVRVWAIVTGLGDSETRGQLLPDVPRPVAHQVTGDAIGPYTAALRRHPPVARNRRLFRAVFPWAMIALVSGVAAWATGMMVWWILLVLSLLLAGVGIPLGLDRYASLGHGYDGVRVAVRSGSLRRSQAVVERRAVVGWRLRQTWFQRRAGVLTLIAGVGAGKGGYEALDVSEAQGAGFPAEVTPEWLAPFLNPAPPEPPSSAKPRTPPTGLV comes from the coding sequence ATGACCGACCCCGGACCGCCCCGCGGCGACTCCGCGCCCGGCGACGGGACGGGCGACACGTCGCGGGCGGCAGGCGACGGGCAGCCGGCGCCTCCTCCTCTCCCCGTCCGGGCGCCGTTGCGGCTGAGCCCGAAGGTGCTGCTCATCGATCCGGTCCGCATGTTGCCCTCGCTGCTCCTGCCCCTCCTCGGCGTGCTGTTCGTGGGCGGCTTCTCGGCCAGGTCGTACGGCTGGGCCATGCTCGGCATCGTCGGCACCGTGGTGTTCGCGATTGTCCGGTGGGTCACCTTCACCTACGAGATCGCCGGGGACCGCCTGGAGACGAAACGGTCGCTGATCAGCCGCTCGGTCCGTACCATCCCGCTGGAGCGCATCCGCGGCGTCGACGTGTCCACGCCTCCCATGCACCGCCTGCTCGGCCTGGCCGTACTCAAGATCGACACGGGTGCGAGCGGAGGTGACGAGGAGGCCGAGCTCGACGGGGTCACGCGGCAGGAGGCCGACCGGCTCAAGGCGCTGCTGCTGCGGCGCGCGGCCCGGCAGGAAGGTCCCGTGCCCGAGACCGCGGCGGCCGGGCCCGCGGAGCGGGCGATCGTCAGGGTGCCGCGCAGGTGGCTGCTGTACGGGCCGCTGTCCGGCGCATACCTGCTCACCCCGTTCGCGCTGGCCGGCGGCGCCGTGGGGCTGGCGTTCCAGTGGGGGGACGAGCTGGGGTTCGGCCGGGACGCCGCCTGGAACGTGGGCCAATGGCTCTGGGACCGCCCCTACCTGCTGCTGATCGCGGCGGTGCTGCTTGTCATGGCGATGCCCATCCTCGGCGGGCTCATGTACGCGGTCTTCAACTGGAACTTCGAGCTCAAACGCCGCGATGGCTACCTGGTGGCGGAACGCGGGCTGATCAACCGGCGCAGCGTGTCGCTGGAGTCGGCGCGGGTGCGCGGCTACGAGATCGTGGACGGCCTCGCCGAGCGGTGGGCCGGGGTCGTGCGTGTGTGGGCCATCGTGACGGGGCTCGGCGACTCGGAGACCCGAGGGCAATTGCTGCCCGACGTGCCGCGCCCGGTCGCGCACCAGGTGACCGGGGACGCGATCGGTCCCTACACGGCCGCGCTACGCCGTCATCCGCCGGTGGCGCGCAACCGCCGCCTGTTCAGGGCCGTCTTCCCGTGGGCGATGATCGCGCTGGTCAGCGGTGTGGCGGCGTGGGCGACCGGCATGATGGTGTGGTGGATCCTGCTGGTCCTGTCGCTGCTGCTGGCCGGGGTGGGGATCCCGCTGGGGCTCGACAGGTACGCGTCGCTGGGGCACGGCTACGACGGGGTGCGGGTGGCGGTGCGGTCGGGCTCGCTGCGGCGGTCCCAGGCCGTGGTCGAACGCCGGGCCGTGGTGGGGTGGCGGCTGCGGCAGACGTGGTTCCAGCGGCGGGCCGGGGTGCTCACGCTGATCGCCGGCGTCGGGGCCGGCAAGGGCGGGTACGAGGCGCTCGACGTCTCGGAGGCACAAGGGGCGGGCTTTCCCGCCGAGGTGACCCCGGAGTGGCTCGCCCCGTTCCTGAACCCGGCACCCCCAGAGCCCCCGTCTTCCGCCAAGCCTCGGACGCCGCCCACAGGGTTGGTCTGA
- a CDS encoding D-arabinono-1,4-lactone oxidase: MVFTNWAKNQSGSPAEVRAPASVADVVRAVHDAAASGRRVRMVGTGHSFTGVALTDGIMLRPDALTGIRSQADDRVTVLAGTPLRALNELLGEHGLALANMGDITEQTVAGAIQTGTHGTGRDSGGLADQVAELELVLADGSVATASPGDDLFDAARVGLGALGVVTAVTFRVEPAFLLHNRRRKMALGEILDSLDELTSANEHLDFFWLPHTDACLVKTNNRHPGPASPPSAVKRWLENVFLENTVFGAACATGARFPGLIPRINVASAAALGDSESVDTSYKIFTARRDVRFLEMEYAVPRERLAQALRETRDLIDRMGWMITFPVEVRVTPPSDAWLSTAYGRASAYIACHIYRPTPNPAYFEGVEEIMVRLDGRPHWGKLHTRDAAYLAKVYPRFADFAALRDRLDPRRLFTNDYLNLVLG, from the coding sequence ATGGTCTTCACGAACTGGGCGAAGAACCAGTCGGGCAGCCCCGCCGAAGTGCGTGCTCCGGCGTCCGTCGCGGACGTCGTACGCGCTGTGCACGACGCCGCCGCCTCCGGGCGGCGGGTCCGCATGGTCGGCACGGGCCACTCCTTCACCGGGGTGGCCCTCACCGACGGCATCATGTTGCGCCCCGACGCGCTGACCGGCATCAGGTCACAGGCGGACGACCGCGTCACCGTGCTGGCCGGCACCCCGCTCCGGGCGCTGAACGAACTGCTCGGCGAGCATGGGCTGGCGCTGGCCAACATGGGCGACATCACCGAGCAGACCGTCGCCGGCGCCATCCAGACCGGCACCCACGGCACCGGACGCGACAGCGGCGGGCTCGCCGACCAGGTCGCCGAGCTGGAGCTGGTGCTGGCCGACGGGTCGGTGGCCACCGCCTCCCCCGGTGACGACCTGTTCGACGCGGCCCGGGTGGGGCTGGGCGCGCTCGGGGTGGTGACGGCCGTGACGTTCCGGGTGGAGCCCGCGTTCCTGCTGCACAACAGGCGGCGCAAGATGGCGCTCGGCGAGATCCTGGACTCCCTCGACGAGCTGACCTCCGCGAACGAGCACCTGGACTTCTTCTGGTTGCCGCACACCGACGCCTGCCTGGTCAAGACCAACAACCGGCATCCCGGTCCCGCGTCACCGCCGAGCGCGGTCAAGCGCTGGCTGGAGAACGTGTTCCTGGAGAACACCGTGTTCGGCGCGGCCTGCGCGACCGGGGCCCGCTTCCCCGGGCTGATCCCGCGGATCAACGTGGCGAGCGCGGCCGCGCTGGGGGATTCCGAGTCGGTCGACACCTCGTACAAGATCTTCACGGCGCGGCGGGACGTGCGCTTCCTTGAGATGGAGTACGCCGTGCCGCGCGAGCGCCTGGCGCAGGCGTTGCGCGAGACGCGGGACCTCATCGACCGCATGGGGTGGATGATCACCTTTCCTGTGGAGGTGCGGGTCACGCCGCCCAGCGACGCCTGGCTGTCCACCGCGTACGGGCGGGCCTCGGCGTACATCGCCTGCCATATCTACCGCCCGACGCCGAATCCGGCGTACTTCGAGGGCGTGGAGGAGATCATGGTGCGGCTGGACGGCCGGCCGCACTGGGGCAAGCTGCACACCAGGGACGCCGCTTACCTGGCCAAGGTCTATCCGCGCTTCGCCGACTTCGCCGCGCTGCGCGACCGGCTCGACCCGCGCCGCCTGTTCACCAACGACTACCTGAATCTGGTGCTCGGCTAG
- a CDS encoding lytic transglycosylase domain-containing protein — translation MSGLPTFRAVMLMVIAVLAVTAAAGGIVVFLDGDLLKTAQEPVRRPTRQPTAAPRLDQLVPHAEPVKDFGAGGPGVTSTPPRVLAIAPSAVPKQTRLKLGELKHVQKVTVVDAGAVKVSGTALNLLAVDPAHFRSWTPQPVADQPAVWSALARGELVADTSAISRFGMILGAMYQVDGGPTLRVAASAPLGLRGVDGLVGADLGRSLGFAPGVAVLLHGKPGTISESGVRKVLGKDAQVVMLDSAARAPKRDQPSPQTVNVGRPGSYLELYKASATRCPGLSWTVLAAIGQVESSHGRNNGPSSAGALGPMQFMPATWKAYGVDGDGDGKADIWSPYDAVPGAANYLCANGAGKGGEKLRKAIWFYNHSWDYVNKVMGIAEAYARTYA, via the coding sequence GTGTCCGGTCTTCCCACCTTCCGTGCGGTCATGCTCATGGTCATCGCGGTGCTGGCGGTCACCGCCGCAGCCGGTGGAATCGTCGTGTTCCTGGACGGTGACCTGCTCAAAACCGCTCAGGAGCCGGTACGCAGGCCGACCCGTCAGCCCACGGCCGCCCCCCGCCTCGACCAGCTCGTACCCCACGCGGAGCCGGTCAAGGATTTCGGCGCCGGTGGGCCCGGCGTCACCTCGACCCCGCCGCGGGTGCTGGCGATCGCCCCGTCCGCCGTGCCCAAGCAGACCAGGCTCAAGCTGGGCGAGCTGAAGCACGTGCAGAAGGTGACCGTCGTCGACGCGGGCGCGGTCAAGGTCTCGGGCACCGCGCTGAACCTGCTGGCCGTGGACCCGGCCCACTTCCGCTCGTGGACCCCGCAGCCGGTTGCCGACCAGCCGGCCGTGTGGAGCGCGCTGGCCAGGGGAGAGCTGGTGGCGGACACGAGCGCGATCAGCAGGTTCGGGATGATCCTGGGCGCCATGTACCAGGTGGACGGCGGTCCCACGCTCCGCGTCGCCGCCTCCGCCCCGCTGGGCCTGCGCGGCGTGGACGGGCTGGTGGGCGCCGACCTGGGCAGGTCGCTGGGGTTCGCGCCGGGGGTCGCGGTGCTGCTGCACGGCAAGCCAGGCACGATCAGCGAGTCGGGGGTGCGCAAGGTGCTCGGCAAGGACGCCCAGGTCGTCATGCTGGACTCGGCCGCCCGTGCCCCGAAGCGGGACCAGCCGAGCCCGCAGACGGTCAACGTGGGCCGCCCGGGCAGCTACCTCGAGCTCTACAAGGCCTCCGCCACCCGCTGCCCCGGACTGTCGTGGACGGTGCTCGCCGCGATCGGCCAGGTCGAGAGCAGCCACGGCCGCAACAACGGCCCGTCCAGCGCGGGCGCGCTCGGGCCCATGCAGTTCATGCCCGCCACCTGGAAGGCTTACGGCGTGGACGGCGACGGCGACGGCAAGGCCGACATCTGGAGCCCGTACGACGCGGTGCCGGGCGCGGCCAACTACCTGTGCGCCAACGGCGCGGGCAAGGGCGGCGAGAAGCTACGCAAGGCGATCTGGTTCTACAACCACTCCTGGGACTACGTGAACAAGGTCATGGGCATCGCCGAGGCCTACGCGCGCACCTACGCCTGA